DNA from Streptosporangiales bacterium:
TGACGACGCCCGCTACGCCCGCAAGGTGGCGAACGAGTTCGGTGTGCGGCTGCACGAGATCGAGCTCGCCCCTGACGTCGTGCGCCTGCTGCCCCGGATGGTGGACATCCTCGACGAGCCGATCGGCGACCCGGCCGCCGTGAACACCCTGCTGATGTGCGAGGCGGCGCGGGCTGCAGGCGTCAAGGTGCTGCTGTCCGGGATGGGTGCCGACGAGCTCTTCGGTGGCTACCGCAAGCAGCTCGCCTGCGTGCTCGCGGCGCGCTACCAGCGGATGCCGGGCGGTGTACGTAACGGCGTGGTGCGGCCGCTGGTCGACCGGCTGCCCGCGGCAGCCGGTGACCGCGGTCTGCGTTATGCGCGCTGGGCCAAGCGGTTCCTGACCTTCGCCGAGCTCTCCGAGGAGGCGGCGTTCCGCAGGAGCTACACCATGTACGACCGGCCGGAGCTGCTCGACCTGGTCGGCCCCGACCTCGCGGCCGAGGTCGGCGGTGTGCTCGACGAGCACGCACAGATCTACCACGACAACATGCTCGACGACCACGTCAACCGGATGTGCCTCGCCGACACCCGGCTGTTCCTGCCAGGACTGAACCTCGCGTACACCGACCGGGCGAGCATGGCCACCTCGACCGAGGTGCGCGTGCCGTTCGTCGACCCGCGGGTGGCGCGCGCCGCGTTCAGCATCCCCGGTTCGCAGAAGATCCGCGGCAGGCAGAGCAAGCGCGCGTTGAAGCGGGCGGCACAACAGTGGTTGCCGCGCGAGATCGTGTACCGGCCGAAGGCGTCGTTCGGCGCGCCGCTGCGCGCCTGGGTGGCGGGCGAGCTACGCGAGCTGGTCGACGACACGCTGCTGTCCGGCGAGCTCGTGCAGAGCGGGGTGCTCGACCGCGGTGCGGTGCAACGCCTGGTCGAGCAGGAGCGGACCGGCAGGGAAGACCGCGCCAAGCAGATCTGGCAGCTGCTCAGCCTCGAGCTGTGGCACCGACACATGCAGGAGATGGGCGTCGGGGGCTGGACGAGTGTGGCGGCGGCACGGAGAGGGATGTGATGAGGCAGGTTGCGCAGAACTACCGCACCGGCGAGCTGACGGTGTTGGACGTGCCACGGCCGAGCTGTGCGGCCGGTGGCGTGTTGATCCGTTCGCTGTACTCGCTCATCTCGACCGGTACGGAGCTGACGAAGGTCGGCGAGGCGCAGCTGTCGCTGCTCGGCAAGGCGCGTGCCCGACCGGACCAGGTGCGCAAGGTCGTGGACGCGGTGGCGCGGCAGGGCGTGGCCGAGACGTACAAGAAGGTGATGACGAAGCTCGACTCGTACACGCCGCTCGGGTACTCGCTGTGCGGTGTGGTCGTCGACGTCGGCCGCGGTGCCGAGGAGTTCAGCGTCGGCCAGCTCGTCGCCGCGGCGGGCAACGAGTACGCGCTGCACGCCGAGTACAACTGGGTGCCGCGGAACCTGTGCGTCGCCGTGCCCGACGGGGTGCTGCCGGAGCATGCGGCGTTCTCCACCGTCGGTGCCATCGCGATGCACGGCGTGCGGCGGGCGGAGGCGCAACTCGGTGAGTCGGCGTGCGTCATCGGGCTCGGCCTTGTCGGTCAGCTCGCGGTGCGACTGCTCACCGCCTCGGGGATACGTGTCTTCGGGCTCGACCCGGTCGCCGACCGTTGCCGGTTGGCGGAGAAGGCTGGCGCGCTGCTCTGCGCCGCGCCGGACGCCGAAGGCGTGGACGCGGTCGACGAGCGGATCCGTGAGGTGACGGGTGGGATCGGTGTCGACCACGTCTTCCTGGCATCCGGGGGCAGCAGTGCCGGTCCGGTGCAGACCGCCGCGCGGCTGGCGCGCGACCGTGCCCACGTCGTCGACATCGGCAGGTGCCGGCTCGACCTGCCCTGGCACGCGTACTACGACAAGGAGCTCGACGTCAGGTTCTCCAGGTCGTACGGCCCCGGGAGGTACGATGCGAGCTACGAGGTGGACGGCGTCGACTACCCGGTCGGCTACGTCCGGTGGACCCAGCGGCGGAACCTGGAGTGCTTCGTCGACCTGCTCGCTCGCGAGCAGATCGACGTGGCGTCGTTGATCTCCGGGGTGTTCCCCGTCGAGCAGGCGGTGGAGGTCTACCAGCGGCTCGGCGCGCAGTCGGTGACCGGCGTGGGGTTCCTCTTCGAGTACCCGCAGGCGGCGGAACCCGTTGCGGCGCAGCAGACACGGCACATCACCCCGACCGGCCCGACCCGCGCGCGGCCGGCGCGCCACGACACGCTGCGGCTCGGCTTCCTCGGTGCGGGCAGCTACGCGTCCGGCGTACTGCTGCCGGCGCTTGCCGGCACCGCAGGCGTGACGCTGGCACACGTCGCGACGAGCACCGCGTTGTCCGCCGTCAATGCTCAGCGCCGGTTCGGATTCGCGGCTGCGTCGTCGGATCCGGCCGCCGTGCTCGACGACGACTCGCTCGACGCGATCTTCGTCGTCACGCGCCACAGCACGCACGCCGACCTGGTCTGCCGTGCGCTGCGTATGGGCAAGCCGGTGTTCGTGGAGAAGCCGCTCGCGCTCGGCACCGAGGAGGTCGAGCGCATCCGCGACGTGGTCACGGAGACCGGCAACGACCGGCTGCTCATCGGGTTCAACCGACGCTTCTCGCCGTTGTTCACCGAGCTGCGCGCCAGGTTCGGGTCCGGCGGGACGCCGGGATCAGCGCGCTACCTGGTGAGCGCGGGCGAGCTGACGGCGGGCAGCTGGTACGCCGACGAGCAACGCGAGGGGAGCAGGTTCGCCGGTGAGGGCGGGCACTTCATCGACACGCTCGGTTGGTGGTTCGACCAACGGCCGGTCGAGGTCTACGCGGTCGCCGGGCCGCAGAGTGCCGACAGGCACGTCAGCCTGCGCTACGCGGATGGCTCCGTGGGTGTCGTCGACTACGTCACCGCGGGCAGCAACAGGTTCCCCAAGGAGACCTTCGACGCGGCTGCCGGCGGCCGGAGCGCACGGCTGGACGACTTCCGCCGCGCCACCGGCTGGCACGGCCGGCAGCGGGTGGCGCGGCGGGCCCGCCAGCGCGACAAGGGCCAGGCCGAGGAGATGCGGCAGTTCCTGCACGCCGTTCGTACGGGCGGGCCGATGCCGATCGGCCTGAACGAGCTGATCGACACCACGAACGCGACGCTGGCCGTCGAGCGCAGCGTCGCCACCGGCAACCCGGAGTCGGTATGAGCGAAGGAGCTGAGGAGCTCACCGGAGGTACGGCTCGCGCCTGCTGCCTCGGCATGCAGGTACGCCCGCGCGAGACGTGCCGTAGGCGAGCGTGCGAAGCGGTCGCGGAGGCATGATGAGCAGACAGTCGCTCGGCTGGTACGTGCGCAGGCTGCAGCGGATGCGTCCGCAGGAGGTGTTCTGGCGGACTCGCGACCTCGCGTTGCACGTCGGCTGGTCGGCACGGCCACTGCACGCCGGCAGGTCGAGGTCCCGACCGCCGGCGGTCGCCGACCCGCGGTTCACCGCGACGCTGCCCGCGAACGCCGCCGACAGAGTGCCCACCGACGTGGCGAAGACGGTCGTGACCGCGGCGGACGAGCTGCTCGCCGGCCGGCTGTACGTACTCGGGGTGTGGCGGCTGGACCTCCGGCAGCCCGACTGGTTCCTCGACCCGATCACCGGGCGACGCAGCGATCCCACCAGGCACAGCTACACGATCAACCAACGGTCGGTCGACGAGGTGGGCAACGTCAAGCAGGTATGGGAGCTCTCCAGGCACCAGTACCTCACCCAGCTGGCGGCCGCGTACTACCTCACCGGTGACGACACGTACGCGGAACGGGTGCACGACCACCTCACGTCGTGGTGGCAGGCGAACCCGTTCCTGCGTGGGGTGCACTGGACGAGCGGGATCGAGGTCGGCATCCGGCTGCTCAGCTGGGTCTGGATCAGGCGGCTGCTCGACGGGTGGCCGCGGGTCACCGAGCTGTTCGAGCTCAACGATGCGGCGTTACAGCAGCTGTACTGGCACCAGCGCTATCTTGCGGCGTTCCGCAGCCGCGGCACGTCCGCGAACAACCACGTGATCGCGGAGGCCGCCGGTCTGCTCGCGGCGAGCTGTGCGTTCCCCTGGTTCTCCGCGAGTGCCGGCTGGCGCGCAGACGCTACTTCGTTGCTGCAGCGGGAGCTGGCGAACAACACCTTCGCCGACGGCCTGAACCGCGAGCTGGCGACCGAGTACCACCGGCTCGTCACGGAGCTCGGCGTGCTCGCGGCGGTCGAGGCGGACGCCGCCGGCGCACCGGTGGACGCAGAGACTTGGACCAGGCTCACAGCCATGTTCGACACTGCGGCGGCCGTCGTCGACGAGACCTGTCGTGCGCCGCGGCAGGGCGACGGCGACGACGGGCGCGCACTGTTGCTCGAGCCGCGGGCGGAGTCGGACGACTGGTCGGCGCTGCTCACCCTCGGGTCAGCCGTCGTCGGCGCGCTTCCGTGGTGGCCGTGCAGCCGACCTGACCTCGTCAGCGACCTGGTGTGCAGCCTGACGGCGCGGCCGCCGGTGGCGGCAGCACGGCGGCCCGTGCGCCGCGCGGACCACTTCGCCGACGCCGGGCTCACCCTGCTGCGGACGAACGATCCCGAGCGTGCGGAGATCTGGTGCAGGTGCGACGGCGGACCGCACGGCTTCCTCGGCATCGCGGCGCACGCACACGCCGACGCGCTCTCGATCGAGCTGCGGGTCGGCGGGATCGACGTGCTCGCCGACCCCGGCACGTACTGCTACCACGACCAACCGCGGTGGCGTAGCTACTTCAGGAGCACGATCGCGCACAACACCGTGGAGCTCGGCTGGCGGGACCAGTCGATCGCCGGCGGCCCGTTCCTCTGGTCGCAGCCCGTCGACGGCAGCAGTCTCGACGTCGCCGTCGGCTCGCATGCCAGCCGGGTGCGGTGGTGCGCCGAGCACACCGGCTACTGGACGCTGTCTACGGGCACCGGGCACCGCCGTACGGTCGTGCTGGACCGCGAGCGACGCGTCCTCGAGGTCGGCGACCACTTCGACGTCGACGGCTCGCCGCCGGCGATCCGGATGGCGTACCACCTGGGGCCGGCCGTCGACGTGTCATTGCGCGGCAGCACGGCCACGTTGAGCTGGACCGCTGTGGACGGCGGCGGCAACGGCGCCACCGTCGAGCTACCAGAACGGCTGTCGTGGTCGTTGCACCGCGGTGAGACCGAGCCGATCCTCGGCTGGTACTCA
Protein-coding regions in this window:
- the asnB gene encoding asparagine synthase (glutamine-hydrolyzing) — protein: MCGIAGSYQQRDGRVLAAEMNQRLAHRGPDADGTFNVEEPHLDVHLAHRRLSIIDLSSAADQPLTKHGLTITYNGELYNYRQLRAELRSAGVVFRTDSDTEVVLEAWRRWGPEALPRFRGMFAFALFDAGSGSLVLARDPFGIKPLFYLPRGQGVVFASELKALVSVLGPELRVDPGAVVASMLYYWVPEQRCAIDGMQKLPAGSWMEFFPDGTSRQDTYFRAADLAAEMAHTRPVDLAEVIYDSVEAHLVSDVPVASFLSGGLDSSLVTVLAQHIAGELNAYTVTFRPQDQRREAMPDDARYARKVANEFGVRLHEIELAPDVVRLLPRMVDILDEPIGDPAAVNTLLMCEAARAAGVKVLLSGMGADELFGGYRKQLACVLAARYQRMPGGVRNGVVRPLVDRLPAAAGDRGLRYARWAKRFLTFAELSEEAAFRRSYTMYDRPELLDLVGPDLAAEVGGVLDEHAQIYHDNMLDDHVNRMCLADTRLFLPGLNLAYTDRASMATSTEVRVPFVDPRVARAAFSIPGSQKIRGRQSKRALKRAAQQWLPREIVYRPKASFGAPLRAWVAGELRELVDDTLLSGELVQSGVLDRGAVQRLVEQERTGREDRAKQIWQLLSLELWHRHMQEMGVGGWTSVAAARRGM
- a CDS encoding zinc-binding dehydrogenase, yielding MRQVAQNYRTGELTVLDVPRPSCAAGGVLIRSLYSLISTGTELTKVGEAQLSLLGKARARPDQVRKVVDAVARQGVAETYKKVMTKLDSYTPLGYSLCGVVVDVGRGAEEFSVGQLVAAAGNEYALHAEYNWVPRNLCVAVPDGVLPEHAAFSTVGAIAMHGVRRAEAQLGESACVIGLGLVGQLAVRLLTASGIRVFGLDPVADRCRLAEKAGALLCAAPDAEGVDAVDERIREVTGGIGVDHVFLASGGSSAGPVQTAARLARDRAHVVDIGRCRLDLPWHAYYDKELDVRFSRSYGPGRYDASYEVDGVDYPVGYVRWTQRRNLECFVDLLAREQIDVASLISGVFPVEQAVEVYQRLGAQSVTGVGFLFEYPQAAEPVAAQQTRHITPTGPTRARPARHDTLRLGFLGAGSYASGVLLPALAGTAGVTLAHVATSTALSAVNAQRRFGFAAASSDPAAVLDDDSLDAIFVVTRHSTHADLVCRALRMGKPVFVEKPLALGTEEVERIRDVVTETGNDRLLIGFNRRFSPLFTELRARFGSGGTPGSARYLVSAGELTAGSWYADEQREGSRFAGEGGHFIDTLGWWFDQRPVEVYAVAGPQSADRHVSLRYADGSVGVVDYVTAGSNRFPKETFDAAAGGRSARLDDFRRATGWHGRQRVARRARQRDKGQAEEMRQFLHAVRTGGPMPIGLNELIDTTNATLAVERSVATGNPESV
- a CDS encoding heparinase produces the protein MSRQSLGWYVRRLQRMRPQEVFWRTRDLALHVGWSARPLHAGRSRSRPPAVADPRFTATLPANAADRVPTDVAKTVVTAADELLAGRLYVLGVWRLDLRQPDWFLDPITGRRSDPTRHSYTINQRSVDEVGNVKQVWELSRHQYLTQLAAAYYLTGDDTYAERVHDHLTSWWQANPFLRGVHWTSGIEVGIRLLSWVWIRRLLDGWPRVTELFELNDAALQQLYWHQRYLAAFRSRGTSANNHVIAEAAGLLAASCAFPWFSASAGWRADATSLLQRELANNTFADGLNRELATEYHRLVTELGVLAAVEADAAGAPVDAETWTRLTAMFDTAAAVVDETCRAPRQGDGDDGRALLLEPRAESDDWSALLTLGSAVVGALPWWPCSRPDLVSDLVCSLTARPPVAAARRPVRRADHFADAGLTLLRTNDPERAEIWCRCDGGPHGFLGIAAHAHADALSIELRVGGIDVLADPGTYCYHDQPRWRSYFRSTIAHNTVELGWRDQSIAGGPFLWSQPVDGSSLDVAVGSHASRVRWCAEHTGYWTLSTGTGHRRTVVLDRERRVLEVGDHFDVDGSPPAIRMAYHLGPAVDVSLRGSTATLSWTAVDGGGNGATVELPERLSWSLHRGETEPILGWYSPSFGERVPTYTLLGTSLRLPADPLRTVVRVYGDVR